In the Theobroma cacao cultivar B97-61/B2 chromosome 1, Criollo_cocoa_genome_V2, whole genome shotgun sequence genome, one interval contains:
- the LOC18611968 gene encoding uncharacterized protein LOC18611968: MKEMELKDLQSDLEALRKLYGLLQCGGDVQSNVVLGERSKLLLKDLLDGATERVLETHKKIVAAAEHGVCATSCSSESEKCRAVPESQPSVLPYELKAAPGVVRNSMKESNHHAVRSPKDEDCSNKLTTQQVVSQQSRLSFSLDKPENRKKCSEFSKQSSMKQQSTARFLSRDSRHQSQRRDPLGHFYQASGDERNLLERNENCMKLVKSNETMRQISLGRFKAMPSIVGSVAGSSRSLASGDNIAKQNEKKGEAANNFSKDVDNVVKHIESHISALRLCSKLADATKGAVPHGLCDMPTSVCPMVQAKEHLVKKNELSHSVEPFSDKDELLLIQLENQGNGKKDDSHGSHQVLGQSENDLLEDITSKKRRIQQKELGQTSEHIVSTDRLKKMVGNQNVNGMVEAGDHKQSHTTSCYVHGLRVPIKQDNITKRPPMPVKMPYLIPTNNGGKEPTPKIGKLRPSIPSQSAGSKASVRPISDKKGLARQILCKQKEGGMGILHNKILLHQQDSEDSATAGSGSSDSEAYSLPSRDSASSVSRRLAHGAYEESSSSDYRDVGESSSSDYRDVGESGRSYPTRTHKAIRLVNSDPDKAKGRLGRLRRFKNKLGLIFHHHHRSNHKDSGDHSRDVHTKSKWTHLHKVFHPRNRHQVHDKIRKARGSNVPVKHQGGHFHALVEGLMQHLKHSKKSKPSKGGIGWPANGQDVHKNRKVKQIHWWQMFQRQRGVKLPNKRRVKIGFMSKKQQLRVPKLRYQTVRQGDIMY, translated from the exons ATGAAGGAGATGGAACTGAAGGATTTGCAATCTGATCTTGAAGctttaagaaaattatatgGACTTCTGCAGTGTGGTGGGGATGTTCAAAGCAATGTGGTT TTAGGTGAAAGGTCAAAGCTCTTACTAAAGGATCTCCTAGATGGTGCTACAGAGAGGGTTTTGGAGACGCATAAAAAG ATAGTAGCAGCAGCAGAACATGGTGTCTGTGCCACATCCTGCTCTTCTGAATCAGAAAAATGCAGGGCTGTGCCAGAGTCTCAGCCTTCTGTCTTGCCATATGAATTAAAAGCTGCACCAGGTGTAGTTCGGAACTCCATGAAAGAATCAAATCACCATGCAGTTAGATCACCAAAAGATGAAGATTGTTCCAATAAGCTAACAACCCAACAAGTTGTCTCACAGCAATCTAGACTGAGCTTTTCCTTGGACAAACcagaaaatagaaagaaatgtAGTGAGTTCAGCAAGCAAAGCAGTATGAAGCAGCAGAGTACAGCCAGGTTTCTAAGCAGAGACTCTAGGCATCAAAGTCAGCGACGTGATCCTCTTGGCCATTTTTATCAAGCCAGTGGGGATGAAAGGAACTTGTTagagagaaatgaaaattgtATGAAGCTAGTGAAAAGCAATGAAACAATGAGGCAGATAAGCCTTGGCAGATTCAAAGCTATGCCCAGTATAGTCGGTTCAGTTGCTGGCTCCTCAAGATCTCTAGCTTCTGGAGATAATATTGCTAAACAGAATGAGAAAAAAGGGGAGGCAGCAAATAATTTCTCCAAAGATGTAGATAATGTAGTCAAGCACATTGAATCCCACATTTCAGCTTTGCGTTTGTGTTCTAAGTTGGCGGATGCTACCAAAGGTGCTGTGCCACATGGTTTGTGTGATATGCCTACATCAGTGTGTCCTATGGTACAGGCAAAAGAGCATTTGGTTAAAAAGAATGAACTGAGCCATAGTGTTGAGCCTTTTTCAGATAAGGATGAGTTACTGCTAATTCAGCTGGAGAATCAAGGAAATGGTAAGAAAGATGACTCACATGGGAGTCATCAGGTATTAGGTCAAAGTGAGAACGACTTGTTGGAGGATATAACGAGCAAAAAGAGAAGGATTCAGCAGAAGGAGCTAGGTCAAACTTCTGAGCATATTGTGAGTACTGATAGGCTGAAGAAAATGGTCGGTAATCAGAATGTGAATGGCATGGTAGAAGCAGGTGATCATAAACAAAGTCACACTACAAGCTGCTATGTTCACGGGTTAAGGGTTCCAATTAAGCAGGATAATATCACCAAGAGGCCTCCCATGCCTGTGAAAATGCCCTATCTGATCCCAACGAATAATGGGGGGAAAGAACCGACACCGAAGATAGGAAAATTGAGGCCTTCAATACCATCTCAGTCAGCAGGATCCAAGGCTTCAGTTAGGCCTATTAGTGATAAGAAAGGCCTGGCACGTCAGATTCTATGCAAGCAGAAAGAAGGGGGTATGGGAATTTTGCACAATAAGATTCTATTGCATCAGCAAGACTCTGAGGATTCTGCTACTGCTGGCAGTGGCAGCAGTGACAGTGAGGCTTATTCTTTGCCCAGTCGGGACAGTGCATCTTCAGTATCCAGGAGACTTGCTCATGGAGCATATGAAGAATCAAGTAGCAGTGATTACAGGGATGTTGGTGAGTCAAGTAGCAGTGATTACAGGGATGTTGGTGAGTCAGGTAGATCGTATCCTACCAGAACACACAAAGCAATCCGTCTGGTAAACTCTGATCCTGACAAAGCCAAGGGAAGGCTTGGACGGTTGAGGAGGTTTAAGAACAAGTTAGGGCTAATTTTTCATCACCATCACCGTTCTAATCACAAAGACAGCGGTGATCATTCCAGGGATGTTCACACCAAATCCAAATGGACTCATCTGCACAAGGTTTTTCATCCTAGAAACAGACATCAAGTCCAtgataaaataagaaaagcgAGGGGGAGTAACGTGCCAGTGAAGCATCAGGGAGGGCATTTTCATGCATTGGTGGAAGGATTGATGCAGCACCTTAAGCATTCAAAGAAATCAAAGCCTTCCAAAGGTGGGATTGGATGGCCAGCGAATGGCCAAGATGTCCATAAAAACAGGAAGGTGAAGCAAATACATTGGTGGCAGATGTTTCAGCGCCAACGTGGAGTCAAATTACCCAATAAAAGGCGTGTCAAGATAGGGTTTATGAGTAAAAAGCAGCAACTTAGGGTACCTAAGTTGAGATACCAAACAGTACGGCAGGGTGACATCATGTACTGA